In Microbacterium laevaniformans, a single window of DNA contains:
- the katG gene encoding catalase/peroxidase HPI, which yields MTDQDPTSAGIGADATDIDQSVTVTDTDEAYAEEAATCPVIHAQPHPTSGSANRVWWPNQLNLKILAKNPQVRNPLDADFDYAAAFESLDLAAVKKDIEELLTTSQDWWPADFGHYGPLMIRMAWHSAGTYRVTDGRGGGGAGQQRFAPLNSWPDNVNLDKARRLLWPVKKKYGQSISWADLMILAGNVALESMGFRTFGFAGGRADVWEPDDDVYWGPETTWLGDERYSGDRELDKPLAAVQMGLIYVNPEGPNGNPDPLASARDIRETFGRMAMNDEETVALIAGGHTFGKTHGAASDDNLDDNPEAAGLEAQGLGWKNNHGTGRGDDTITSGLEVTWTYHPTRWDNEFFHILYAYEWELMKSPAGAHQWRPKGGQGADMVPLAHSDGKREPRMLTSDLALRMDPEYDKISRKFKDDPDAFADAFARAWFKLTHRDMGPVTRYLGPEVPAEELLWQDPVPAPTGTGLDSTQVADLKARVLDSGLTVSELVATTWAAASSFRGSDKRGGVNGARIRLAPQKDWEVNNPAQLHRVLGVLGGIKTDAAQAGIDVSLADLIVIAGNAAVEKAAADAGVAVDVPFHAGRTDASEQQTEVESFAYLEPAADGFRNYQGPLAPMPAEYHLIDKANLLTLTAPEMTVLVGGLRVLGANWDGSPYGVFTDRVGVLSNDFFVNLLDLGTTWTPLDPGSHAFAGVKDGSGEKVGVGTRVDLLFSSNSELRALAEVYASDDATEKFVRDFVAAWTKVTELDRFDLHR from the coding sequence ATGACAGACCAGGACCCGACCAGCGCCGGCATCGGCGCTGACGCGACCGACATCGACCAGTCCGTCACCGTCACCGACACCGACGAGGCGTACGCCGAGGAGGCCGCGACCTGCCCGGTCATCCACGCGCAGCCGCACCCGACGAGCGGGTCGGCCAACCGGGTCTGGTGGCCCAACCAGCTCAACCTCAAGATCCTCGCCAAGAACCCCCAGGTGCGTAACCCTCTGGACGCGGACTTCGACTACGCCGCCGCCTTCGAGTCGCTCGACCTGGCGGCCGTCAAGAAGGACATCGAAGAGCTACTCACCACCAGCCAGGACTGGTGGCCCGCCGACTTCGGCCACTACGGACCGCTGATGATCCGCATGGCGTGGCACTCGGCCGGCACGTACCGGGTGACCGACGGTCGCGGCGGCGGCGGCGCCGGTCAGCAGCGATTCGCACCGTTGAACAGCTGGCCCGACAACGTCAACCTCGACAAGGCGCGCCGACTGCTCTGGCCCGTCAAGAAGAAGTACGGCCAGTCGATCTCCTGGGCCGACCTCATGATCCTCGCCGGCAACGTCGCGCTGGAGTCGATGGGTTTCCGCACGTTCGGCTTCGCCGGCGGCCGCGCCGACGTCTGGGAGCCCGATGACGACGTGTACTGGGGTCCCGAGACCACCTGGCTGGGCGACGAGCGCTACTCCGGAGACCGCGAGCTGGACAAGCCTCTCGCGGCCGTGCAGATGGGCCTCATCTACGTCAACCCGGAAGGACCGAACGGCAATCCCGACCCGCTGGCCTCCGCCCGCGACATCCGTGAGACGTTCGGTCGCATGGCGATGAACGACGAGGAGACCGTCGCGCTGATCGCGGGCGGCCACACGTTCGGAAAGACGCACGGCGCGGCATCCGACGACAACCTCGACGACAACCCGGAGGCTGCGGGCCTGGAGGCTCAGGGCCTCGGCTGGAAGAACAACCACGGCACGGGGCGCGGTGACGACACGATCACGTCCGGCCTCGAGGTCACGTGGACCTATCACCCCACGCGCTGGGACAACGAGTTCTTCCACATCCTCTACGCGTACGAGTGGGAGCTCATGAAGAGCCCCGCCGGTGCGCACCAGTGGCGGCCGAAGGGCGGCCAGGGCGCCGACATGGTTCCGCTCGCGCACAGCGACGGCAAGCGCGAGCCGCGCATGCTCACGAGCGATCTCGCCCTGCGTATGGACCCGGAGTACGACAAGATCTCGCGGAAGTTCAAGGACGACCCCGACGCCTTCGCCGATGCGTTCGCCCGTGCATGGTTCAAACTCACGCACCGCGACATGGGACCCGTCACCCGTTACCTCGGACCGGAGGTGCCGGCGGAGGAGCTGCTCTGGCAGGACCCGGTCCCCGCGCCGACCGGCACCGGGCTGGACAGCACGCAGGTCGCCGACCTGAAGGCGCGCGTGCTCGACTCGGGTCTGACGGTCTCCGAACTGGTCGCGACGACGTGGGCGGCGGCATCCTCCTTCCGCGGCAGTGACAAGCGCGGGGGCGTCAACGGCGCACGCATCCGCCTCGCGCCGCAGAAGGACTGGGAGGTCAACAACCCCGCCCAGCTGCACCGGGTGCTCGGCGTGCTCGGCGGTATCAAGACGGATGCCGCCCAGGCCGGTATCGACGTCTCCCTCGCCGACCTGATCGTCATCGCGGGCAATGCCGCCGTCGAGAAGGCGGCGGCCGATGCGGGCGTCGCGGTGGACGTGCCGTTCCACGCGGGACGCACCGACGCCTCGGAGCAGCAGACCGAAGTCGAGTCCTTCGCCTACCTGGAGCCCGCGGCCGATGGCTTCCGCAACTACCAGGGTCCGCTGGCCCCGATGCCCGCGGAGTACCACCTCATCGACAAGGCGAACCTCCTCACCCTCACGGCTCCGGAGATGACCGTCCTGGTCGGAGGCCTGCGTGTGCTGGGCGCGAACTGGGACGGTTCGCCGTACGGCGTGTTCACGGACCGGGTCGGGGTGCTCTCGAACGACTTCTTCGTGAATCTGCTCGACCTCGGGACGACGTGGACGCCGCTGGACCCCGGCTCCCACGCCTTCGCGGGGGTCAAGGACGGCTCGGGCGAGAAGGTCGGCGTCGGCACGCGCGTCGATCTGCTCTTCAGCTCGAACTCCGAGCTGCGCGCGCTTGCCGAGGTGTACGCCTCGGACGACGCGACCGAGAAGTTCGTCCGCGATTTCGTCGCCGCGTGGACCAAGGTCACCGAGCTGGACCGCTTCGACCTCCACCGCTGA